The Zobellia alginiliquefaciens genome contains a region encoding:
- a CDS encoding BLUF domain-containing protein: MLRLREESPLDMLRQFSVHFDGDLLENLGAAKMSIENENGIGYISLYEILPGLTSWIYNINFTKDLVINMNFTDDKPYYFGYNISGYQLQKFPKDEDYKKIRQGQNFVIISKPNSSSEFIIPGNIDYKCCYIIINPKLLKKSKISSKLKLVQDLAESFKLDKENEPFRYFGDIDARIGTYADIIVENERTDIIGRLITEGAILRMLGSQIEAHEHDSNSDNFKPALTKSELSRITYIGDYVLENISEKVSIDEISLHLRISPKKLQSGIRFLYGYSANEYLTRLRLEHSKELMHSTEMNISEICFAVGYQSKSYFSKIFSDTFGNSPSVFRKSYEEANLLYDISYRSLAVDSIDGKDVDNIINIARSFNPQFQITGSIIFHRNIFFQIIEGPKKEVLALFKNICNDRRHKDIQIMWQGFKIKREFNNWALATISDEGVLKVDIQGNTKNLELSNLLGKLDKSAMDSENLWRKVRTIIKVNSNNSAA; encoded by the coding sequence ATGTTAAGGTTAAGAGAAGAAAGTCCTCTTGATATGTTACGTCAATTTTCGGTTCATTTTGACGGTGATTTACTTGAGAACTTAGGTGCCGCCAAAATGTCCATTGAAAATGAAAACGGCATTGGGTACATTAGTTTATATGAGATATTACCAGGTCTCACTTCTTGGATATATAATATAAACTTTACGAAAGATTTGGTGATTAATATGAATTTCACCGATGACAAACCTTATTACTTCGGTTATAATATATCAGGTTATCAACTACAGAAGTTTCCAAAAGATGAAGATTATAAAAAAATCCGCCAAGGGCAGAATTTTGTCATAATCAGCAAACCAAATAGTAGTTCAGAGTTTATAATCCCCGGCAACATAGACTATAAATGCTGCTATATTATAATCAACCCAAAACTACTTAAGAAAAGTAAAATCTCCAGCAAACTCAAATTGGTTCAAGATTTAGCTGAAAGTTTTAAGCTTGACAAGGAAAATGAACCCTTCCGATATTTTGGCGATATAGATGCTAGAATTGGAACTTATGCAGATATTATAGTAGAGAATGAAAGAACGGATATAATTGGCAGATTGATTACCGAAGGAGCTATTCTAAGAATGTTGGGATCACAGATAGAGGCTCATGAACACGATAGTAATAGCGATAATTTCAAGCCAGCTTTAACCAAATCCGAACTTTCAAGAATTACTTATATTGGTGATTATGTTTTAGAGAACATTTCGGAAAAAGTCTCTATTGATGAGATTAGTCTACACTTAAGGATTTCACCAAAAAAACTGCAATCGGGCATTCGTTTTTTATATGGCTATTCGGCAAATGAATATCTCACTAGGCTTCGCTTAGAGCACAGTAAAGAATTAATGCATTCTACAGAAATGAATATCTCAGAGATTTGCTTTGCCGTAGGATACCAGAGTAAAAGCTATTTTTCTAAGATTTTCTCGGATACCTTTGGCAACTCTCCTAGTGTCTTTAGAAAAAGTTATGAAGAGGCCAATCTGTTATATGATATAAGTTATCGCTCATTGGCCGTAGATTCCATTGATGGTAAGGATGTTGATAATATCATTAATATTGCGAGATCTTTCAACCCTCAATTTCAAATAACGGGTAGTATTATTTTTCACCGTAATATCTTCTTTCAAATTATTGAAGGTCCTAAAAAAGAAGTCCTGGCCTTGTTCAAGAATATTTGCAATGACAGAAGGCATAAAGATATTCAAATCATGTGGCAAGGTTTTAAAATTAAACGTGAGTTTAATAACTGGGCTTTAGCAACTATTAGTGACGAAGGAGTGTTAAAAGTAGATATTCAAGGAA
- a CDS encoding Y-family DNA polymerase, whose translation MIALVDCNSFYASCEQVFRPDLMNKPVVVLSNNDGCIIAANKEAKALAEIPMFQPIFKIRKLLDENNVTYFSSNYTLYSDMSRRVMDTLELFSPIVEEYSIDESFVDLSSFKNGEYDSVAHKIKDTVHKNTGIPVGVGIAKTKSLSKLANKYAKKIASNNNVYVVDTEEKRKHLLRNLKVKDIWGIGKKHAIRLEKINVVTALDFANMPVSWVRKEMTVIGERLWRELNNVPCLEMVTEPNAKKGIGTAKSFGFKLTDFTLIEEACSYYVSEVADLLRQQQSVASQLEVSLQTNQHSEIDKQYSNKIVINLNSPTDSTIKLTKEALKGLRKIYKPGYRYKKVGVNLTHLVNRSEVQTNLFDPPHKSESSSITNVMDDLNNKYGKNKIKMAMVGNRSKKWALIKDHRSPRFTTQ comes from the coding sequence ATGATTGCATTAGTTGACTGTAATAGTTTTTATGCTTCCTGTGAGCAGGTGTTTAGACCGGACCTAATGAACAAACCTGTTGTTGTTTTAAGTAATAACGATGGATGTATTATTGCCGCTAACAAAGAAGCAAAGGCATTGGCTGAAATACCTATGTTTCAACCCATATTTAAAATACGAAAGTTACTTGATGAGAATAATGTCACGTACTTTTCGTCTAACTATACCTTGTACAGTGATATGTCTAGAAGGGTAATGGATACTTTAGAACTGTTTTCTCCTATTGTGGAAGAGTATAGCATTGATGAGAGCTTTGTAGACCTAAGTTCATTCAAAAATGGAGAATATGATTCCGTCGCCCATAAAATAAAGGATACCGTTCATAAAAACACAGGAATACCTGTTGGGGTTGGAATAGCAAAAACCAAATCACTATCAAAACTAGCCAATAAGTATGCGAAAAAAATTGCTTCAAATAATAATGTATATGTAGTTGATACGGAAGAAAAGAGGAAACATTTACTAAGAAATCTTAAGGTCAAAGACATATGGGGAATAGGAAAAAAACACGCCATTCGTTTAGAGAAAATCAATGTTGTTACAGCACTTGACTTTGCCAATATGCCCGTGTCATGGGTACGAAAGGAAATGACCGTTATTGGCGAACGTTTATGGAGAGAACTTAATAATGTGCCATGCCTAGAAATGGTGACGGAACCGAATGCAAAAAAAGGAATAGGTACCGCTAAATCCTTTGGTTTTAAATTAACGGATTTTACACTTATTGAAGAAGCCTGTAGTTATTATGTGTCCGAAGTTGCCGATTTATTACGACAACAGCAAAGTGTTGCTTCTCAGCTAGAAGTCTCTTTGCAGACCAATCAACATAGTGAGATAGATAAACAATACTCCAATAAAATTGTAATTAACTTAAATTCTCCAACGGATAGTACCATTAAGCTTACCAAAGAAGCCCTTAAGGGTTTAAGAAAAATCTATAAGCCAGGCTATCGCTATAAAAAAGTTGGAGTAAATCTTACTCATCTGGTCAACCGAAGCGAGGTACAAACAAATTTGTTCGACCCCCCCCATAAAAGCGAGAGTAGCTCTATTACAAACGTTATGGATGACCTGAATAATAAATACGGTAAGAACAAAATTAAAATGGCTATGGTGGGTAACCGAAGTAAGAAATGGGCTCTTATAAAAGACCACCGTAGTCCAAGATTTACCACCCAATGA
- a CDS encoding S24 family peptidase: MASLIKKSTNGHRVKRPTQTGFSSPATHYQEPRIDLNEELVTNSSSTFFIRVEGDSFQEFDIDESDVLIVDKSLSPKMNKLILATVDDTFTILEFDGAGDRELNIWGIITYIIKSR, encoded by the coding sequence ATGGCAAGTTTGATAAAAAAATCAACAAATGGTCATAGGGTCAAAAGACCAACCCAAACTGGGTTTTCAAGTCCTGCAACCCATTATCAAGAACCTAGAATAGACCTAAACGAAGAATTGGTTACCAATTCCTCTTCTACATTTTTTATCCGGGTTGAAGGTGATTCTTTTCAGGAGTTTGATATAGATGAAAGTGATGTTCTAATTGTTGATAAATCATTATCACCGAAAATGAACAAGCTCATTCTGGCCACTGTTGACGATACATTTACAATTCTTGAATTTGATGGAGCCGGTGATAGAGAATTAAATATCTGGGGTATTATAACTTATATCATAAAATCTAGATGA
- a CDS encoding Ku protein yields the protein MRSIWNGSISFGLVSIPIKLFSGSEDRKLDLDMLDSHDGARIRYKRVNEDTGKEVEWKDIVKGYKKDDEYIILEKEDFENANMKKSKTIDIEQFIEADEVSDVLFKKPYFIKPQKGGEKSYALLRNALKKTEKLGVATFVMRQKEHLSLIGVYEDALVLHVIRFEDEIRSTAELELPKTKIAKKEMDMAISLIDQYTEVFDFAKFKDIYNDQLLKIIESKSSGKVSKPEKFESKPTPAKDLMAQLKASLEKRDKKAS from the coding sequence ATGAGATCAATATGGAACGGCTCAATAAGCTTCGGTTTAGTATCTATTCCTATCAAGCTATTTTCAGGTTCTGAAGATAGAAAATTGGATTTGGACATGTTGGATAGCCATGACGGAGCTCGAATACGCTATAAAAGAGTAAATGAGGACACGGGGAAAGAAGTGGAATGGAAAGACATTGTCAAAGGTTATAAAAAGGATGATGAATATATCATATTGGAAAAGGAAGATTTTGAAAATGCCAATATGAAAAAAAGTAAGACTATCGATATTGAACAGTTTATAGAGGCCGATGAAGTCTCGGATGTTCTTTTTAAAAAACCATATTTCATTAAGCCTCAAAAGGGAGGAGAGAAATCGTATGCATTACTCAGAAATGCGTTAAAGAAGACAGAAAAGCTCGGAGTTGCAACATTCGTTATGCGTCAGAAAGAGCATCTATCTTTAATTGGGGTTTATGAAGATGCACTTGTCTTGCACGTAATTAGATTTGAAGACGAAATTAGAAGTACGGCCGAACTTGAGTTACCTAAAACGAAAATCGCCAAAAAAGAAATGGATATGGCTATTTCTCTAATTGATCAGTATACCGAGGTATTTGATTTTGCGAAATTCAAGGACATTTATAATGACCAGCTTCTGAAAATAATAGAATCGAAATCTTCCGGAAAAGTTTCCAAACCAGAAAAATTTGAATCAAAACCGACACCGGCAAAAGATTTAATGGCGCAGTTAAAGGCTAGTTTAGAAAAACGTGATAAAAAGGCATCATAA
- the ligD gene encoding DNA ligase D — translation MNLKSYHNKRDFKNTPEPQGGLQPVSNTQRFVIQRHAASRLHYDLRLEINGTLKSWAIPKGPSMNPSDKRLAVRTEDHPIEYLNFQGTIPKGNYGAGKMIIWDTGTFKIDDTETDKSLSEQLAIGNIKLLFYGKKIRGRFALVRTTSKTDTEQWLLLKKKDEFAITTFYDAETLVPISESKSSKNNDEIKPGRILQPMLASSTKEIFNDPNFIYELKWDGYRVISQIANGKVLLQSRNGINYNTKFEKLYEELGAIEHEVILDGEVVLVDANGVSHFGELQNYPNAKGELRYYVFDMLYLNGHSMLDLKLLERKSLIKEVIDGLVITQYCDHIEGMGAALYNKAIEAGMEGVMAKEKNSKYTIGYRTEKWLKVKGVQSVDAIVCGYSESNNSPQLIGSLILGQYENNVLKYIGNCGSGFSDKSRKELQESLRNFEIEKSVFEKQIPLKGRKAHWLEPIFECEVTFSERTKNGFLRNPIFKRFTTALPETVSKEVTPAKYKVSAKKEVITIDGLKVPISNLNKVYWPQSHLVKYDLIDYYLNIADFILPHLVDRPQSLHRHPNGIEEESFYQKDNDSLPDWFETVSIYSKSSEREINYLMCQNTASLIYMANLGCIEINPWSSKVFSLDYPDYGIIDLDPPNGFDFKNVVQVAQEFRKILKDIKIESFCKVSGSKGIHIYLPMAQKYTYEEVRNFVKLICHLVEERLPKLTTLERTIKKRNGKIYLDYLQNRRGHTIAAIHSVRPVEKAPISAPIFWDELNDKLSSRKFLMKDYPKRLEKHGDLFSKLINADFDMQATLSNINDFD, via the coding sequence GTGAATTTAAAGTCGTATCATAATAAAAGAGATTTTAAGAACACTCCCGAACCACAAGGGGGCCTTCAACCTGTATCTAATACACAACGGTTCGTTATTCAACGCCATGCCGCTAGTAGGTTGCATTATGATTTGCGTTTGGAAATAAATGGAACTCTTAAAAGTTGGGCTATTCCCAAAGGTCCTTCTATGAACCCTAGCGATAAAAGATTAGCTGTTAGAACGGAGGACCACCCTATTGAATACCTTAATTTTCAAGGCACTATTCCAAAAGGGAATTATGGTGCAGGTAAAATGATTATATGGGATACCGGTACTTTTAAAATAGATGATACCGAAACGGATAAAAGTCTTTCTGAACAACTAGCGATCGGCAATATAAAATTACTGTTTTACGGGAAAAAAATCCGTGGGCGTTTTGCTTTGGTTCGCACAACTTCAAAAACTGATACGGAGCAATGGTTACTACTGAAAAAGAAAGATGAGTTCGCTATTACAACTTTTTACGATGCCGAAACCCTAGTACCCATTTCGGAGAGTAAATCTAGCAAAAACAATGATGAGATAAAGCCTGGCAGGATACTACAACCTATGCTGGCTTCTAGTACTAAAGAAATTTTTAATGACCCTAATTTCATTTATGAACTAAAGTGGGATGGGTATAGGGTTATTTCCCAAATTGCTAATGGAAAAGTGCTATTGCAATCACGTAACGGTATTAATTACAACACAAAGTTCGAAAAATTATATGAGGAGTTAGGAGCCATAGAACATGAAGTTATTTTAGATGGAGAGGTTGTTTTGGTTGATGCTAATGGCGTTTCACATTTTGGGGAATTACAAAATTACCCTAACGCCAAAGGCGAACTTCGCTACTACGTTTTTGACATGCTGTATCTCAACGGCCACAGTATGCTCGATTTAAAATTGTTAGAGAGAAAAAGTCTCATTAAAGAGGTTATAGATGGATTGGTAATTACCCAATACTGCGACCATATAGAAGGTATGGGTGCCGCATTGTACAACAAAGCAATTGAGGCAGGTATGGAAGGCGTAATGGCCAAGGAAAAGAATTCAAAGTATACGATTGGCTATCGGACGGAAAAGTGGTTAAAGGTTAAGGGAGTACAAAGTGTCGATGCCATTGTTTGTGGATATAGCGAGTCCAATAATAGCCCCCAATTAATTGGTTCGCTCATACTGGGCCAGTATGAAAACAATGTACTGAAGTATATCGGAAATTGTGGGTCTGGTTTTTCTGACAAGAGCCGAAAAGAACTTCAAGAATCACTTAGAAATTTTGAGATAGAAAAAAGTGTGTTTGAAAAACAAATACCTTTAAAAGGGAGGAAAGCACATTGGTTAGAACCTATATTTGAATGTGAGGTAACTTTTTCGGAGCGTACAAAAAATGGTTTTCTAAGAAACCCCATTTTTAAGAGGTTTACGACTGCTTTGCCCGAAACTGTTTCGAAAGAGGTAACACCAGCCAAATATAAGGTAAGTGCTAAGAAAGAGGTGATTACCATTGATGGTTTAAAGGTTCCTATCAGTAACTTGAACAAAGTCTATTGGCCGCAAAGCCACTTGGTAAAGTATGATTTAATTGATTATTATCTGAATATAGCTGATTTTATATTGCCGCATTTGGTAGATAGGCCACAAAGTTTGCATAGACATCCCAATGGTATTGAAGAGGAAAGCTTTTACCAAAAAGACAATGATAGTTTGCCCGATTGGTTCGAAACGGTTTCCATTTATTCGAAATCCTCTGAACGTGAAATAAATTATTTAATGTGCCAGAATACGGCATCATTAATTTATATGGCTAATTTGGGTTGTATCGAAATTAATCCTTGGAGTTCAAAAGTGTTTAGCCTTGATTATCCCGATTACGGAATTATAGATTTAGACCCACCGAACGGTTTTGACTTTAAAAATGTGGTGCAAGTAGCACAGGAGTTTCGTAAAATCCTGAAGGATATAAAGATTGAAAGCTTTTGCAAGGTTTCGGGTTCAAAAGGTATCCACATTTATCTTCCTATGGCACAGAAATACACTTATGAAGAAGTAAGAAATTTTGTAAAACTGATATGCCATTTGGTAGAGGAGAGGTTGCCGAAACTAACTACGTTAGAGCGGACCATAAAAAAGAGAAACGGAAAAATTTACTTGGACTATCTACAAAACAGAAGGGGGCACACCATTGCTGCTATTCATTCGGTAAGGCCTGTTGAAAAAGCACCTATATCGGCACCTATCTTTTGGGACGAGCTGAATGACAAACTTAGTTCACGTAAATTTTTGATGAAAGATTATCCAAAACGATTGGAAAAGCATGGAGACCTATTTAGCAAATTGATTAATGCCGACTTTGACATGCAAGCTACATTGTCGAATATTAATGATTTTGATTAA